From the genome of Tenrec ecaudatus isolate mTenEca1 chromosome 1, mTenEca1.hap1, whole genome shotgun sequence:
acatttttgaagctcccttggatGTCTCAGAGAAACAACATCAGCATATTTTTGTCTTCCAGTGTTCATCACATGGTTGTTGTGCCTTTTGGGGATGTGTTGTGGATGAGGTCAGAAATCTGTTTCACACCTATACAAGAATCCTCAAGTAAGGCTAGCTTGTTATATTTAGGGCATGGGAGGAAATTTAGAAgcaaccaattctttttttttaaacaaattttaattAGTAAGATAGTTTTGTCTGTCATGAGATTCTATATTTTCTATAAAACACAAGCTGTAAAAATCAGTTTTATAGACCTAGGGAAGAAGGGGAACTTCTAATACCTCTTCagtcttctgcttcctttttaaaatattcttaccCTGCCTGGTGGCACATCAAGGTTCTGTCTACACTTTTAAAAATCTATCATCTTTCCTTCTATCTCCTGTTTACTACCTACTACTACTGTTTTGTAAAAGTTACGTTTTTATTCCCTAGCTTGGGATTTAGAGTCTCCATCCCTCTGGAGATAagtgtttcttgtgtcatcctaaGTTGACTCCTGGGGAAGAAAAGACTCAGGAAACAAAAGCAGTATCCAGGGAGCTGCATCTCCTGAAGTAAGAAGTACTTGCTTCCCAAGTCAGTAGGTGGATGATACAGAAAGAGAGGAGTCATGATTTCTAGCCTCACCAAAATGACAATCCATGAGGAAAGCTAAGACTGATATAGTCAGTTATGCTTCAGATATTTCTCAAGTAGCCCTTATGTGCTCAGACACTGTTCTGGGAGCTGGGCACACAGCAGTGAATGAAACAGAGGCTACTGATCAGTCTCATGGAGCTTACATCCCAGGGACCCAGATGATGAATCAGGTCTCAAGGGcacaatgaagaaaaataaatcaggCTAAGAAGATGGAGAATGATTGTGGCTGCTGGCTTTAAGTCAGGGCCTTCTGGCAAGGTGACTCTTAGGGAGTGGGCCAAGAGTACTCAGCTTGCTGGAGAAGAGCATTCCTGAAAGAGAAGCATCTTGGAAGGCCCTGGAAgaccatgtgtatttattaaggCCAGTGGGCTGCTGTAGAGGAGTGAGGGTGGTGACTCACTGGGGATGAGGTCAGAGAGGGAGTAGGGATGGGAGCCTCAGGAGATTTTATGCAACATGTGATGGGAAGAAGCCGTTGGAAGGTTTTAACAGAGGTTTGGCATGGTGAACATGATCTGCCTTACACTTTAGAAAGATCACTCCCCGTCATCAAGCAGAGAGTagaaggagcagggggaggaagtgggagggagaggggtcttgaaACAGGTAGCCAGTTAACTAGGAGGTATTGCAGTAATCTAGGTATGAGAGATAGTAGCTTGAACTAATGTAGTAATGAAGTCTACAATGCTTAAAATAGAGTAATCTTATGACTTCAGACATCTAAAAGATGCCTACAGTGTATTTCTTGTAAGGAAAAATAGTGGGTTTTATGACACAAAACTAGCATACTGATGACACATGACTTGGGTACATACTACATTTGTGGCAGCTTTTATGTTGGTAAATTATggtttatatgttgaaaatactcATAGGGTACTATAATTTTATACTTATTCTCATGCTTCCTGAGAAACAAATTGGAAGTCATATATGCTGTATTTTAGCTCCGTTGACTTTGACATAAGAATCGTTGCGTTATAAATAATATTacccagtttttcttttttttttttgcgccgCTTCCACCCCAGTTTTTCAGTAACAATTCTTTCTGATTCTTTCTGTGGAAACTGAGAAAAGCTACATTTTCTCTATATATTGTAAATGCATGCTgaggtagttacgtaatctgttttcaatttgagacttaagagtgaaggcgtgtcaatcaggttgcatcttgatgtcctcatttgtagtcgctaaggagataaatagctcgtggGAGACTGAACActcgctcactccctgcgagacattccttctgacaagatacatggaactacgctagagcgctgtagctggaggagccacgtggagatccctgtcagtgttgagatgtttccaccaccactggatccacaagactttccatccactggcctgtgatcttcctgcgttcagtgtcattgcatgtgttgtgtgaatctgaagaggaatttatagactggtattggacatatgaactaatatcagacttacgaacttgatctggactgggctgggatgttttcttaatgtaaaattactctttgatataaagttctgtcttacacatatatgagtgtctgtgaatctgtttctgtagtctacctgaactaacacctattccttgttttgtttttctttttgtgctcCTTAAAATGGTATAGAGTTTAATCAAATTAAACTTTATGACATGATATCTGGAAGACAGTCTTCTGAGTACCCATTTGGTAGAGGGCAGTATAGAGGGTTTGTTAGACATGGTCCATGGACAAAGTAAGTTATAATGTGGTAGAAGCAACAAAGTTTCTATGGCATAATTACAGTACTTTGACTCTTGCCAAGAAATAAAGCTTTTACATTCAGCTTTGACTTACTCTAGCAATTATTGAACTTTTTCTTGATTTGGTTTAAAGACCATAGGAtgcctatttttaaaaacagtaacATTTATGTAATGCGTTACTCATTTCATTCACGTACTGGTTCAATTTTAGGGAGACTACAAACCAAACaccaacctcattgccattgagtctcttctgactgatACGAGTCCTAGAGCACCTGATAGGGTGCCCAAGGCTGTGATCATTATGGAACCGCACTGTCACGTCTGTACCAGCGGTGCTCTCAGTTATAGCCAAGAGCATGTCCAAGCCTAAATATAGTATTTACTCACTgttcttcatttgttttgataGCAACATGTAGATAGTGCCAAGGAGATTTTGATTGTAAATCCTGTACTGTTTGTTTGGCATGTAGAGGACTTCTTTCCTACCACAATTTCCCCCACCCCTTTGAAAACTTGTCTAAAGAATCCTGTTTCCTAGTTGAATGCAAGGATGTGAGTTAGATCATAGCcattaattcaaaataaaattattttggcacATTTGAAAACATTAAATATCCATAAAAGTCCATGAGCTTTATTTAGAGGGTCTGATGAGCACAAATGCTGTCATTAATAATTTATCTTTATAAGAATCTTTTTTCATTTGCAGAGTTCAGgggttttaaagttttattgtgaaggatttcatatgTTCTAGTTAGTTCATGTacataaaaagaataaaattaaacAACCCTATAACTTCCACCTAACCTGAATTTTGCATTGTTTTATAACCTGGATGCATTTGTAGTGTGTTGCATATTGCACTGCTtattgtcagcagtttgaaaccactagcagctgcaagggagacagatgaggctttttaatcccataaagattaaaatctcagaaacccacagggtcagttcactctgtccaacagggtctctatgtgccagaattgactcattgcaattttttaatacacatatatgcatatttttcatttggaaattaaaaacaaaagttacCAAGTATCACATTTTGTTTCTTGAATCTATAATTGatattcatggaagtagcagtcaagaaatcaaaaatgtattgcattagacaaatctgctacacaagacttctttggaATATTAAAGAGtacagatgtcactttgaagactaaggtgtaccttacccaagccatggtattttaaatcaccttATTTACATGTGAAATTGGGACAGTGAATgtggaacactagaactgatgcatttgaatgatggtgttgatgaTGAATATTAAGCATAagatagactgccagaagaacaaacaaatctgtcatggaggAAGTGCAGCTACAATACAAGGAGAGGactgtgagacttcatctcgtgtactttagGCATCTTATCCAGAGAGCTCAGACATGGAAAAGGGCATTGTTCTTGGTAAAACTGAGAGTCATCCGAGAAGAAAACCTTCGGCAAAATagatggacagagtggctgcagacATGATAGAATTGTGTGGATGAAGCAGGATCCGCCcgtgtggtgttttgttctgctgtacatcggTTACCATGAGTTGGTGCTCACTCCATAGTacctagcaacaaaaacaacagaggcattaattttttttaaaaaaaagcttggTTTCAAAACTGGGAGTTTGGAAAACTTAAATTTCAGAAGCTTCAAAGATTTAAGGAGAACAGAGAAAGGATTTCATATGAATTGAGGAACTTACTAGTgtagattttatttctttttctttcctgggGAAGAGAAAATAAAGGGATAAGATCTGAGAACTGACCCTTAATTTTTTCTTGGCAGAATTGGTGCCACCAGTGAGTATCTGAAAGGATGAATGAAACATGGTTTCAAGGATTTGTGACTTTTCTAGAGgttcaaaaatatttattttcatcaTATTTTTTATTACTGACGACTGTGTTCTTGTTCCTATTTGATGAATTCGCTAAAATCGTGAAAGTAGCTTACGAAACATGACAccgattttcattttcttgattgtgtgtgtgtgtgtgtgtgtactataaTCTTCATAGTTTAAAATGTAAAGAGAGTCTTAAATGGTAGAGTTTTAAATGCctgatataattttatttataaaaagtaTTTTGCTGTGTTTTGCATTGGGAATTGCTGCTTGTTGAAAATAAGCATTTAAATAATGGGTGTCTTGACCAAGAGTCTGGACTATGgagtcaaatctttaaattcatctCTTGGCTCTGCTACAAACTCTGAGCTTTCAGTAAGTTACTCATCTCTAAAACAGGGATAATAAAATATCTGCCTTATTGCTAGTTGGAAATATTACAGGAGTTAATACACAGTAAGCGCTTATAGGTCAGAGTCATTGCTTCCTGTAAACTGGATGTTGTTTAAATCTTGTAGGTAGTTCTTTTTGTTTAGAAGagcattttgttgtgtatattaccATTTGTGTGTGGAAAGATGATCTTTCTAGAACCATGTCTCTTTGTCACATGATTATGTGCAATGTGAGCCTTATTAATACCCTGTCAGCATTTGAGGTCGGAACATGAATGTGTGGCAGTGCCCAGCAAGAGGGCTAAGCACAGTAGCAACTGTTGCTATTTGTGTCCTGAGCAGCAGCTGCCCCGgcagatttattttttaatccttaTCTCACTGATAGCCTGGGATGTGGCCCTGCTTTGGAGATGTGGAGTGGTGAAGATTTCATGACTACATGGTTTAAAGGATGCAGGTCCTGTGAAATATGAAGAGTTAGTGCTTTGTGTgtttgagaaaggaagagaggctaAGCCTTACCATTCTAGCTTAATCCCTGCAGTATCGTGTGACTGGGTTAGTTACTCAATAAATCACTTTTAATCTGGGCTGTGAGATTACTAGCTTTTCAGGTAAAATATAATTTCCCTTCCTTGCTTATAACATTCTACAGATAAGTTACTAGTCTGTGATTAtattatatgagggggcttccaaaagtttgtggggcaatccattatcttttatttccactttccacaaactttttgaagctgcttCCTATTACTATGATAATATGACAGCTAGAATACTATTCCTTATAAAATAACTAATTTTCATCTGTGGATTTTAGAAATAGGACTGCCTTTCTGATGGATGCTTCATTACCAAATGCTTTTCTGAAGTAGAAAATAGGATCTTGGAAAAGTTTGTCTTACAGCTTTTAAGCCTTGAACTGAAACTATTCCATGAAGTCACCTTTATACTAAACAACAATTTAGCTTGtttaattaaaaatgtttgcCTTCAGCATTATACACTTTTTTTTATAGTTTAATGCATTTTAATAGCAAACTTACAGGAACAGCACAGAAGACAGACAACATTAAAAACATGTACTTGCGCATGTAGGACAACTTAGTTAGAAAAGTATAGTGAATGGATGGAATCTACTGTATGATAAAAATGCTACAAACACCATTTAGTTGCCGTCAATAAGAAATttacttgttttaaaaaaatccaaatgctGGCATTGTCCAGAAAAATTTAACAGGTTTATTTATAATTGTTATAAAGTTGAACTGCTGAAACGTGTTCACTGAAACATTTTGacttgcattaatgctttatgtccccgcattatattaaaaattcacacacaaatgaaaatgaaaaactgcCAATACCTGATTTCTGTCCCCTATTTTTTCCATTCGCAATCATATACTTAGGTACCTTTAGAccccatgggaaaaaacaaaaacgaaaaaCCTAACGTTCAGAACTACCAGTAACAGGaagagaatcttttttttttttttaaaggatgaaaTGTTTCCCATCATAGTGGATTCTTAAGCACGCTCTCCAAGTATGCGACGTGCTAGCTGGATGTCTTTTGGCATAATTGTTACACGTTTGGCATGGATAGCACACAGGTTGGTGTCTTCAAAAAGGCCAACCAGATAGGCCTCACTCGCCTCCTGCAAAGCACCAATAGCTGCACTCTGGAAGCGCAGATCTGTTTTGAAGTCCTGAGCAATTTCTCTCACCAGACGCTGGAAGGGGAGTTTGCGAATCAGAAGTTCGGTGGACTTCTGATAGCGTCTAATTTCACGAAGTGCCACAGTACCAGGCCTGTAACGatgaggcttcttcacccctcGGGTAGAGGGCGCACTCTTGCGAGCGGCTTTGGTAGCCAGCTGCTTCCTGGGTGCTTTACCACCGGTTGATTTGCGGGCAGTCTGCTTGGTACGAGCCATGGTAGCGACTCCGCCTCActtaccccccttctccttcAGCTGGAGCTCGGCGAGCTAGAGGCGGCGCTGGCGTTAGAGAGCAACAACGGCGCGGCAGCGGCTGCGAACACAATTGCAGCATTATACACTTTTAAAGAATTATTTATATGAGATTAAATGGACAATAGCAACACTAAAATAAACGAGAACCTTAAGGGGCAGAGAGtccatctaaatcagtggttctcaaccttcctaatgccatgaccttttaatacagttcctcatgttgtggttgaccccccaaccatacaattattttcattgctacttcataactaattctgctactgttatgaatcgggttacccctgtgaaagggttgttcaactccaAAGGGATTGAACaactcacagattgagaaccgttgGTCTAAATTAACCAAGTGAAACAATCTGGGTAGACACAGAGTGGTGACAGTATGAATGAAGTATGCAGCCATTGTCAAGAACTGTGCGTGTAAAAATGGCTGAAAGagtatttttttttccatttaaaatatctGCTTTTTAGAGTGATTAGAGTAATTCGATAATTTTCTAGTTTTTATTTCTGATTTGTTAAATATTTCAAAGCCTTATGAGTTATTTTGAAATCGTAACCTGCCCCATTTCCAAATTTTGACTGCTCAAGCAGGATAAGCATTCCCAAAATATTACACAGTACCTATGATGTACCAGAGTCGGTTGTGAATCCTGGTGATAGCCAGTCAATGTTGgtcggatttttttccccctaagttCCAAATAAAGATCACTCCTTAAGCCTTGTGTGTACATGACTgacataaaatgaaatattttcatccTTTAGGTATTGTTAACCCAAAGAATCCAAAGGAAGCTCCAAAATCTTTCAGCTTTGACTACTCCTACTGGTCTCATACCTCGGTAAGTAAATCCTCCTGCTCCAGCCCACTGACTGCAAGTCTCCAAGGTCAAAACTCCTGCctgccccttctttgcctttctgTCTCTTCTACGACTGCTGTTCTGTAaatgtgctctagcctaattcACCATTACATAGTGAGTGTTTTCTGACATGTTCTCCATAAAATAGTGTGGTCGATTGAAAATTCACATATGAGGGGCCTCAAAAatttatggaaaatggaattatctTTAAGACCCCCTCATATATACTAAAATGCACATGTACATATAAAGCTGATTTAgtatagaaattattgaacatttACAATAGAAATTATTGAATTGGTCAATGTTTTGGTGTATTTTCACCAGATTAAAAACAAGTATTCAACTTCCATTAATTTTATTTAACATAAATTTAACCAAACTGTATTTAGTTTCTGATTTAGATATCCCATCAAGATTTATCAGAATTTCAGAATTCTCATTATAAGCATCACCAAACAAAAcctgctgctgttgagttgatttatttctcatagcgaccctacaggacagagtagaactccctaaGACTTCTGAGGcaaactgatgggtttgaactgggaATCTTttggtagcagcccagcactttacCCATTGTACCACCAAAGCCCCATATTATATCTATAGATCTTAGGAATTGTCCATCCAAAGATTGAGTAGTATTTTAACTCTAAGTTAAATTTTGAGGAACTAGGGGACACAAATAAAAAGTATGGCCAGCAGGTTGGAGTAGTTATAGTAACAAGATTTGTTCTCTTACATGGTCATGGACTAGTGCTATTTTCTGACATTTGGGAAAAGCCTGCAGGTCCACAAGGAAAGCCAACGTTAGTGAAATTTTGGAAAATGGAAAGTAAAGTCCTTTATGGCACTTTTACCCAGCATTGGACCTTAAATCTTATTGGTTTCCAGAATTTGCTCCTAAACTAGAGTTTGTTTTTACATGTCTTATCTAAAAAACCAAAAATCCCCCCATGGGTTTTGTGTTGGGAAGTAGATATCCTACACTAGCAACAAAACCCAGGTGCCACGGGAAGGGCCTATGTGAGGCATCTGAAACACCCCCTCCCTGAGAGCTGTTGGCTGACAATCACTACACGACCTGGAGCAAGTTCAAAGAGGATTTCTTACATGTGGATTTGGGTTTATCTTTTTAAGTAGACTCATGATTTTGTACTTAGGAGCTCCCAAGAGGAGTGAATGGAAGTGCAAAATTAAGTTACGCAAAATTAAGTGCAATCTTGCCAGTACTTTCATGTGtttcttttcatatatatatatatggctgacCTAGATGACTAATCATGCCTGTGTGTGAATTTTTATCTAATGAGAAAAATAAACTGTTAGAGGggatttaacatttttattgtatATTTATTTTACATGGCCTATTCTGGTTCCGCAACTGTTGGTTTATTATAaataatcaaactcactgctggggATCAGTTTCCCATACCCACTCATTACGGCTCTACCCTCACAAAGGGTTTCTAAGGGTGTCAGTCTTTCCAGGAACaggcagccttatctttctccctcagagtggccaatgggcttgaaccaccatccttgtggttagcagtacagGACTTACCCagcagtgctaccagggctccttgttggtTTACTATCACTCACTCTTTGTCATTAAGTTAATTCTGACAGAACAGAaatgtccctgggggtttctgagactgtaactctttaagcaagtagaaagcctcagttttctccctcagagcagctggtggctttgaactattgCCCtgtaggttagcagcctaacgccaccagggttccttgttgGTTAATATAGATGCGCCCAAATAAATATAGGGAAGGATTTGAAAAAGTGGGATTTATTTATCCTTTTTTGTTTTGCAGCCTGAAGATCCTTGTTTTGCATCTCAAAACCGCGTGTACAATGACATTGGAAAGGAAATGCTCTTGCATGCCTTTGAAGGCTATAATGTCTGTATTTTTGCTTATGGACAGACTGGTGCTGGAAAATCATATACAATGATGGGTAAACAAGAAGAAAGCCAAGCGGGCATCATTCCACAGGTGAATTCACCAAACAGTACACTCTTTCTGTTTATCCTTattcttcatttttaaattaCTTACTTCTTATATTAAAATAgaattactgccattgagtcaattctgaatcatagcgaccctataggacacagtaaaactgcttctttgggttttTGAAACT
Proteins encoded in this window:
- the LOC142449014 gene encoding histone H3.3A-like, with product MARTKQTARKSTGGKAPRKQLATKAARKSAPSTRGVKKPHRYRPGTVALREIRRYQKSTELLIRKLPFQRLVREIAQDFKTDLRFQSAAIGALQEASEAYLVGLFEDTNLCAIHAKRVTIMPKDIQLARRILGERA